One genomic region from Actinomycetota bacterium encodes:
- a CDS encoding transglutaminase-like domain-containing protein, whose protein sequence is SDLIRRAPKTSKWDELDFVRKEFLATVVAEGQGMPVAIQPEKVQDMLAGSKRGTPYEIVAGQAMLARWLGIPARIGYGYDGGEEVGNVREVRPRHGASFLEVYFPTYKWLPIIGNPQQATSSQAQQTQDQRNVLASDDIAVQLFVPFETDPRSFLFQQIREAVLIVLPFFILGALLYFTWPILRKALLRSRRRTWAQGQGPAARIALAYAEWRDLCTDFGYRHDADTPLMFLDRVIEDDEHTEFAWLVTRTLWGDLQGEISPDDALAAEELSRSLRKRMSQAHTFTLRSVAAMSRLSLKYPYAPSLGVLARKERSRVARKKKAA, encoded by the coding sequence TCTCCGACCTGATCCGGCGCGCCCCCAAGACCAGCAAGTGGGACGAGCTGGACTTCGTGCGCAAGGAGTTCCTCGCGACCGTCGTGGCGGAGGGACAGGGCATGCCGGTCGCGATCCAGCCCGAGAAGGTCCAGGACATGCTCGCGGGCAGCAAGCGCGGCACCCCCTACGAGATCGTCGCCGGCCAGGCGATGCTCGCCCGCTGGCTCGGCATCCCGGCTCGCATCGGGTACGGGTACGACGGCGGCGAGGAGGTCGGCAACGTCCGGGAGGTCCGGCCCCGGCACGGAGCGTCGTTCCTCGAGGTCTACTTCCCGACCTACAAGTGGCTCCCGATCATCGGCAACCCGCAGCAGGCCACCTCGTCGCAGGCGCAGCAGACCCAGGACCAGCGCAACGTCCTCGCCTCCGACGACATCGCGGTCCAGCTCTTCGTCCCGTTCGAGACCGACCCGCGCAGCTTCCTGTTCCAGCAGATCCGGGAGGCCGTCCTGATCGTGCTCCCGTTCTTCATCCTCGGGGCGCTGCTGTACTTCACCTGGCCGATCCTGCGGAAGGCGCTGTTGAGGTCGCGGCGTCGCACGTGGGCGCAGGGCCAGGGACCGGCGGCCCGGATCGCCCTGGCCTACGCGGAGTGGCGTGACCTGTGCACCGACTTCGGGTACCGCCACGACGCGGACACCCCGCTCATGTTCCTCGACCGCGTCATCGAGGACGACGAGCACACCGAGTTCGCGTGGCTCGTGACGCGCACCCTGTGGGGCGACCTGCAAGGTGAGATAAGCCCGGACGACGCGCTGGCCGCCGAGGAGCTGTCCCGCTCCCTGCGCAAGCGGATGAGTCAGGCGCACACGTTCACGCTGCGCTCGGTGGCCGCTATGTCCAGGCTCTCGTTGAAGTATCCGTACGCCCCGTCTCTCGGCGTCCTCGCTCGGAAGGAGCGTTCCCGTGTGGCAAGGAAGAAGAAGGCTGCGTAG